In one window of Microtus pennsylvanicus isolate mMicPen1 chromosome 2, mMicPen1.hap1, whole genome shotgun sequence DNA:
- the LOC142845242 gene encoding glycosyl-phosphatidylinositol-anchored molecule-like protein, producing MMLTFFLLILLGLPCVDTAVNSSLGLDDSTIGLDNSTSGLNSVIQPRQDMVMMCHHCSVENTFNCPAETVCPNKFRRCGTIAMRMNSRQLLVYKYCMGNCTFMLVQPPPTFRRPTSSNSFYFSYCCSGIFCNDGGPTNLERDLLPPRVVEEDVIARAVRLGQFNLLLSLVLILSSSIPT from the exons ATGATGCTCACCTTCTTCTTGCTAATTCTATTGGGGCTCCCATGTGTGGACACCGCAGTCAACAGTTCTCTTGGGTTGGACGACAGTACCATCGGTTTGGACAACAGTACCAGCGGGTTGAACAGTGTCATCCAACCTAGGCAAG ATATGGTTATGATGTGCCATCATTGCTCTGTGGAAAACACCTTCAACTGCCCTGCAGAAACTGTCTGTCCCAACAAGTTTAGACGCTGTGGGACAATTGCCATGC GTATGAACTCTCGGCAGCTCTTAGTCTACAAATACTGCATGGGTAACTGCACGTTTATGCTTGTTCAGCCTCCACCAACCTTTAGAAGGCCTACAAGCTCCAATAGCTTCTACTTTTCCTATTGCTGCTCAGGTATTTTTTGCAATGATGGAGGACCTACTAATCTAGAGAGGGATTTGCTACCCCCTCGTGTGGTTGAGGAAGATGTAATTGCAAGAGCTGTGCGTCTGGGGCAGTTCAACCTTCTCCTCAGCCTTGTCTTAATCCTCTCCAGCAGCATACCAACCTGA